A window of Microbispora hainanensis genomic DNA:
GTCGACGGCCCGGCGCAGCGCGGCCCCGGTGAAGTCGCCGACCTCGACGAAGCACACGGGCGGCAGGTCGGGCCGCAGCCGCATCGCGGCGCGGTCGGTGCGCCCGCCCGTGGACAGCACGAGCGTGCGCTCACCCTGCGCCGCCATCACGTCGATGGCCTGCACGACCGAGGAACGCCACGACTCGGTGGAGAACGGCCGCACGATCCCGGTCGTGCCGAGGATCGAGATGCCGCCGATGATGCCGAGCCTGGCGTTGGTGGTCTTGCGGGCCATCCGCTCGCCCTCGGGCACGCTGATGATCACGCGGACGCCGCGCCGGCCCAGGTCGACGACCTCGCCGACGGCCTGGGTGATCTGTGCCCGGGGCACCGGGTTGATGGCCGGGCCGCCGACCTCCAGGCCGAGGCCGGGCCGGGTGACCACGCCCACGCCGACGCCGCCGTCCAGTTCGATGCCGGCCTCGGGCCGCCACGACACCGTCGCGGTCAGGTGCGCGCCGTGGGTCACGTCGGGGTCGTCCCCCGCGTCCTTGACGACGACGGCCGTGGCCTTCGCGTCCGCCACGTCGTAGGAGTCGACCGGCAGCGTCACCCGGCCGCCGCCCGGCAGCGGCGTGTCCACCGTGGACGGGGTGTCGCCGTGCGCGAGCGCGATGCTGGCGGCCTTGGCGGCGGCGGCCCCGCAGGTGCCGGTCGTCCATCCGGTGCGCAGCGCCCGCTTGCGCACCCGCATCGTGCGCGGCAGGTCGGGCTCGCGCAGTTCTGGGGTCTCGCTCATCATGATCCCCGCAATGCTCGGCGGGCGGCAGGGTCGGACCGGCGGTGGCCGTGGAAGTGACCGGGGTGATAGAGGTGCGAGCGCGTGCCGTGGGCCTCCAGCGCGGGCCCGACCAGCACCAGTGTGTGCTTCCACAGCCGGTGGGCGCGCATGGTCGCCGCCAGCTCGTCCAGGCGGCAGCGCAGCACCAGCTCGTCCTCCCACGTGACCCGGTAGCCGACCACGCACGCCGTCTCGGGCGGGTAGCCGCCCGCCAGCAGCTCCTCCTGCAACCGGCCCGCGCGGGCCGCCGACAGGAACAGCGCCATCGTCGTGCCGTGCGCGGCGAACTCCCGCACGGTCTCGCCCTCGGGCATGGGCGTCTTGCCGCCCTCCAGCCGGGTGAGCACGACCGACTGCGCGACCTCCGGCACGGTCAGCTCCCGCCGTACGGCGGCGGCGACGGCGGTGAAGCTGGACACCCCCGGCACGACCTCGGTCTCCAGCCCGAGCGCGGCGCACCGGTCGAGCTGCTCCTGGACCGCCCCCCACAGGGCGGGGTCGCCGGAGTGCACGCGGGCCACGCGCAGCCCGTCGCGGGCCGCCTCCTCATACAGGGCGACGGCCTCCTCCAGGGGCACGGCGGCGGAGTCGACCACCCGGGTGCCGTCGCGGGCGTGCTCGATCACGCCGGGATGGACCAGGCTGGAGGCCCAGATCACGACGTCGGCCTCGGCGATGGCCGCCGCGCCGCGCAGCGTGAGCAGGTCGGGCGCGCCCGGCCCCGCCCCGACGAAGGTCACCCTGCCCCTCGGAACAGGCCCGGTCACAGCCGGCCTCCCCGGCCCGTGCGCTTCCGGGTCACCAGCAGCGCGGACAGGTAGGGCCCGGCCTCGTCCGGATCGAGCCCGGCGGCGGGCCGCACGTCCTCCTCCGGCAGCCCGAGCGACGCGCCGTACACCGCGCCGCCGATGCGGCCGGAGTCGCGGACGGCGGCCAGGACCTGGGGCAGCATGCGTCCTCCCTTGTAGGCGACGACGGTGTCGTGGGCGTCGAGCGCCCCGCGCAGGGCGTCGAGCCCCGCCGTCAGCGGCATCAGCGCGAGCGACTCACGGCCCTCGACCAGGACGGTGCCGCTGCTCGCGGCGAGCGCCTGCATGGCGGTGATGCCGGGGACCGTGCGGACCTCCACCTCCGGCACGAGCCCGCGCACGGTCTCGGCCAGGTAGGTGAAGGTGCTGTAGACGTTGGGGTCGCCGATCGTCGCGAACGCGACCGTCCGCGCGCCGGTGTCGTACGTGGCGGCGACGGCCGCCCCAGCCGCGTCCCAGGCGGCGGCGCGGCGCGGGCCGCTCCCCGGTGGATCGCTGAGGGCGAACTCCAGCCGCAGCACGTCCCGCCCGGTGTGGGCGCGGACGATCCGCTCGGCGCGGCCCTCCTCGCCGGTGTCGGCGACCGGCACCACCACGACGTCGGCCTCACGCAGCACGCGCACGGCCTTCACCGTCACCAGGTCGGGGTCGCCCGGGCCGACGCCCACCCCGGTCAGCACGGGCCTCATGCGGCGGTCCCGGCGGCCCGTACGAGCTCGGGGGCCAGGCGGGGCGTGCCCGCCCAGTGGGGGTGGAGATAGGAGGCGTGCACGCCGCCCCGGACGAACCCCTCCCGCTTCGGCAGCACGTACGCCGGGGGGTCCCCGGCGGGCGGGGAGCAGGCCGTGCGGTGGAACTCGTGGGCGCGCACGACCGTGCCGTCGGGCCGTACGGCCTCGCGGTAGCCGAGCGTCAGCCGGCCGGTCATCCGCGCCCGCGTGGGCAGCACGCCGCACATCGGCGCGCCGTCGAGCGAGGCGGCCAGGTAGAGCAGGCCCGCGCACTCGGCCACGATGGGCGCGCCGCGGGCCGCCAGCCGGGCGACCTGCTCCCGGAGCGGCGTGTTGGCGGCCAGGTCGGCGGCGTGGACCTCGGGGAATCCGCCGCCGATCACCAGGGCCCGGGTGCCGGGCGGCAGCGCCTCGTCGCGCAGCGGATCGACGTACGCCACCTCGGCACCGGCGGCGGCCAGCAGTTCGGCAGTCTCGGCGTAGGAGAACGTGAACGCGGCACCGGCGGCCACCGCGACCACGGGACGGCCGGGCACCGGGGTTCCCACCGCGTCGGCGGCCGACCACGGCGTGACCGCGAGCGGCGACGCCGCCGAGGCCAGGCGCAGCACGAGATCGAGGTCGCAGTGCCGTTCGACCAGGGCCCCGAGGGCGGCGACGGCCTGCCGTGCCTGCGCGTCGCGTTCGGCGGCGGGCACCAGGCCGAGGTGCCGCGACGGCACGTGCACGGCCGCCTCACGCGGCAGGGCCCCGGCCACCGGGACGCCCAGGGGCCGCAGCGCCTCGCGGAGGATCTCCTCGTGGCGGGCCGAGCCCACCCGGTTCAGCACCACCCCGGCGATCCGTACGGACCGGTCGAAGGTGGCGAAGCCGTGCACGAGGGCCGCGACGGACGCCGCCTGGGACGACGCGTCCACCACGAGCAGCACGGGCGCGTCGAGCAGGCGGGCGACGTGCGCGGTCGACGCCTCGGACGTGGCGGCACGCCCGTCGAAGAGGCCCATCACGCCCTCGACGATCGCCACGTCCGCGCCGCGCGCGCCGTGCGCGAACAGCGGGGCGACCAGGTCCTCCCCGGCGAGGTACGCGTCGAGGTTGCGGCCGGGGCGGCCGGTGGCGAGCGCGTGATAGCCGGGGTCGATGTAGTCGGGGCCCGCCTTGTGCGGCGAGACGGCCAGGCCGCGCGTGGTCAGCGCCGCCATCAGCCCGGTCGCCACGGTGGTCTTGCCCGCGCCCGAGGCGGGGGCGGCGACGACGAGCCGGGGGATCGTCACCATGCGCGCGTCACCATTCGATGCCCCTCTGGCCCTTCTGCCCCGCGTCCATCGGGTGCTTGATCTTGGTCATCTCCACCACGAGGTCGGCGGCCTCGACCAGGCGGGGATCGGCGTCCCTGCCGGTGATCACCACGTGCTGGCGGCCGGGCCGGGCGCGCAGGGTCGCGACGACGTCGTCCACGTCGATCCAGCCCCACTTCATCGGATAGGTGAACTCGTCCAGGACGTACAGGCCGTAGGTCTCGGCGGCGAGGTCGCGCCTGATCTGCGCCCACCCCTCGCGGGCGTCGGCGGCGTGGCCGGCCTCGGTGCCGGGCCGCTGGATCCACGACCAGCCCTCGCCCATCTTGTGCCAGGTCACCGGGCCGCCCTCGCCGGTCTGCTCGTGCAGGCGGCCGAGGGCGCGCAGCGCGGCCTCCTCGCCGACCCGCCACTTGGCGCTCTTGACGAACTGGAACACCCCGACGGGCCAGCCCTGGTTCCAGGCGCGCAGCGCCAGGCCGAAGGCGGCCGTCGACTTCCCCTTCATCTCCCCGGTGTGCACGATGACCAGCGGGCGGTTGCGCCGCTCGCGCGTGGTCAGCCCGTCGTCCGGCACGTCGGCCGGTCTGCCCTGCGGCATCTACGCCACCCTCCTGACGTCACGCACCACCGCGGCCAGATGATCGGCCGCCAGCTCCTCCAGCCGGATCGCGGTCCCGCCGAGCGCGGCGGCGAGCCGCCCGGCCAGGCCGAGCCGTACGGGGCCGTGCTCGCAGTCGACGACGACGCTCGCGACCCCGGCGAGCCGCCGGGCCGCGGCGACCGGGTCGGGGCCCGCGGTGTGCCGCCCGTCGGTGACGACCACGAGCAGCGGACGGCGGCGGGGATCGCGCAGCCGCTCGGCGGCCAGCACCCGTTCGGCGCGGAGCAGCCCGGCGGCCAGCGGAGTGCGCCCGCCGGTGGCGAGCCGGGCCAGCCGGCCGGAGGCCAGATCGACGCTGGAGGTCGGCGGCAGCGCGACCATCGCCTCCGCGCCCCGGAAGGTCACCAGTCCGACCTTGTCGCGGCGCTGGTAGGCGTCGAGCAGCAGGGACAGCACGGCGCCCTTCACCGCGCGCATCCGCGCCCGCGCGGCCATCGACCCGCTCGCGTCCACGCAGAACAGCACGAGGTTCGACTCGCGCCCCTCGCGCAGGGATTCCCGCAGGTCCTCGCGGCGCAGCACCAGGCGGGAGCCGGCCCGGCCGCGCTCGTGCCCCCGCCTGTGCTGGTGCGGCGCGGCGGCGGCCAGCGTGGCCGCCAGGTCGAGCCGGCGCAGCCGTCCGTCCGGGGTGCGGGCGCCGACGGTGCGGCCGGACTCGCCGGTCGTGCGCCCGCGCCGTCCGGCGGGCCCGCCCCGGCCCGCCGCGTCCGGTGCGAGGAGCCGGGTCCGGTAGGGGGCACCAGGGTTCACGGGGGCCTGGTTCACGGGTGCCTGCTCGCCGCCCCCGCCGCCCGAGGGCCCGCCGTCGTCCGGCCCGCCATCAGGCCCCTTATCCGGCGTGTCATCCGCGTCGGTCAGTGCCTGTTCCAGCCGCTCCTCGTCTAGTCCTTGGCCGCCCGTG
This region includes:
- the cobI gene encoding precorrin-2 C(20)-methyltransferase → MRPVLTGVGVGPGDPDLVTVKAVRVLREADVVVVPVADTGEEGRAERIVRAHTGRDVLRLEFALSDPPGSGPRRAAAWDAAGAAVAATYDTGARTVAFATIGDPNVYSTFTYLAETVRGLVPEVEVRTVPGITAMQALAASSGTVLVEGRESLALMPLTAGLDALRGALDAHDTVVAYKGGRMLPQVLAAVRDSGRIGGAVYGASLGLPEEDVRPAAGLDPDEAGPYLSALLVTRKRTGRGGRL
- a CDS encoding cobalt-precorrin-5B (C(1))-methyltransferase, with protein sequence MMSETPELREPDLPRTMRVRKRALRTGWTTGTCGAAAAKAASIALAHGDTPSTVDTPLPGGGRVTLPVDSYDVADAKATAVVVKDAGDDPDVTHGAHLTATVSWRPEAGIELDGGVGVGVVTRPGLGLEVGGPAINPVPRAQITQAVGEVVDLGRRGVRVIISVPEGERMARKTTNARLGIIGGISILGTTGIVRPFSTESWRSSVVQAIDVMAAQGERTLVLSTGGRTDRAAMRLRPDLPPVCFVEVGDFTGAALRRAVDAGLTDVLFVGMAGKLTKLAAGVLMTHYTRSKIDKDLLARVTREAGGGESLAGRVGEANTARHAYELWEAAGLLEPAGRVLCARVKDVLERFCDGALTASVIMVDPDGNAPVASSAEAPGW
- the cobM gene encoding precorrin-4 C(11)-methyltransferase, whose amino-acid sequence is MTGPVPRGRVTFVGAGPGAPDLLTLRGAAAIAEADVVIWASSLVHPGVIEHARDGTRVVDSAAVPLEEAVALYEEAARDGLRVARVHSGDPALWGAVQEQLDRCAALGLETEVVPGVSSFTAVAAAVRRELTVPEVAQSVVLTRLEGGKTPMPEGETVREFAAHGTTMALFLSAARAGRLQEELLAGGYPPETACVVGYRVTWEDELVLRCRLDELAATMRAHRLWKHTLVLVGPALEAHGTRSHLYHPGHFHGHRRSDPAARRALRGS
- a CDS encoding cobyrinate a,c-diamide synthase, whose amino-acid sequence is MVTIPRLVVAAPASGAGKTTVATGLMAALTTRGLAVSPHKAGPDYIDPGYHALATGRPGRNLDAYLAGEDLVAPLFAHGARGADVAIVEGVMGLFDGRAATSEASTAHVARLLDAPVLLVVDASSQAASVAALVHGFATFDRSVRIAGVVLNRVGSARHEEILREALRPLGVPVAGALPREAAVHVPSRHLGLVPAAERDAQARQAVAALGALVERHCDLDLVLRLASAASPLAVTPWSAADAVGTPVPGRPVVAVAAGAAFTFSYAETAELLAAAGAEVAYVDPLRDEALPPGTRALVIGGGFPEVHAADLAANTPLREQVARLAARGAPIVAECAGLLYLAASLDGAPMCGVLPTRARMTGRLTLGYREAVRPDGTVVRAHEFHRTACSPPAGDPPAYVLPKREGFVRGGVHASYLHPHWAGTPRLAPELVRAAGTAA
- the cobO gene encoding cob(I)yrinic acid a,c-diamide adenosyltransferase, whose amino-acid sequence is MPQGRPADVPDDGLTTRERRNRPLVIVHTGEMKGKSTAAFGLALRAWNQGWPVGVFQFVKSAKWRVGEEAALRALGRLHEQTGEGGPVTWHKMGEGWSWIQRPGTEAGHAADAREGWAQIRRDLAAETYGLYVLDEFTYPMKWGWIDVDDVVATLRARPGRQHVVITGRDADPRLVEAADLVVEMTKIKHPMDAGQKGQRGIEW